The proteins below come from a single Arthrobacter sp. zg-Y1171 genomic window:
- a CDS encoding lipase maturation factor family protein, which translates to MEWFSAEGYEFARQVLQRGIGAVYLIAFLSAAAQFPALLGENGLLPAPQFLARIKGRGIPTLFHWHYSDRFLLAVVWAGAVVAALLVAGVPQSGPWWLPMAAFLFIWGLYLSVVNIGQTFYGFGWESLLLEAGFLAAFLGSDDVAVPVAVLWAFRWLVFRLEFGAGLIKMRGDKVWRDLTALYYHHETQPMPNPASWFFHHLPKPLHRMEVLGNHFAQLVVPFFLFFPQPVASIAAAVVIVTQFWLVLSGNFAWLNVLTILLACTAISDSAVQAVLPEAQFAAPDPAATPAAFAVVVGAVTLAVLYWAWAPLKNLVRRDQLMNASFNRWHLSNAYGAFGSITRHRNEVVIEGTNDPPGPDARWLEYEFKGKPGDPHRMPRQFAPYHLRLDWLMWFLGLGASGAWFPVLLRKLLTADRRTLRLLRRDPFDGEPPRWIRARVYRYRFSTPAELRRERVWWVREPRGFLVDPVEGPGTTPRRS; encoded by the coding sequence ATGGAGTGGTTCAGCGCCGAAGGATACGAGTTCGCCCGACAGGTGCTGCAGCGCGGCATCGGCGCCGTCTACCTGATCGCGTTCCTCTCCGCGGCCGCCCAGTTTCCGGCGCTGCTCGGCGAAAACGGCCTGCTCCCGGCCCCGCAGTTCCTGGCCCGGATCAAGGGCAGGGGAATCCCCACCCTCTTCCACTGGCACTATTCGGACCGGTTCCTGCTCGCAGTGGTCTGGGCCGGCGCCGTCGTCGCCGCCCTGTTGGTGGCCGGAGTGCCGCAGTCCGGGCCGTGGTGGCTGCCGATGGCAGCTTTCCTGTTTATCTGGGGGCTGTACCTGTCCGTGGTGAACATCGGGCAGACGTTCTACGGGTTCGGCTGGGAATCGCTGCTGCTGGAGGCGGGGTTCCTGGCCGCGTTCCTCGGCTCGGACGACGTCGCGGTTCCGGTCGCGGTGCTGTGGGCCTTCCGCTGGCTGGTGTTCCGGCTCGAATTCGGTGCCGGCCTGATCAAGATGCGCGGCGACAAGGTGTGGCGGGACCTCACCGCCCTGTACTACCACCACGAAACCCAGCCGATGCCGAACCCGGCCAGCTGGTTCTTCCACCACCTGCCAAAGCCGCTGCACCGGATGGAGGTGCTGGGCAACCACTTCGCCCAGCTGGTGGTGCCGTTCTTCCTGTTCTTCCCGCAGCCGGTGGCGTCGATTGCCGCGGCGGTGGTGATTGTGACCCAGTTCTGGCTGGTCCTTTCGGGGAACTTCGCCTGGCTGAACGTGCTGACCATCCTGCTCGCGTGCACGGCGATCAGCGATTCGGCGGTGCAGGCGGTGCTCCCGGAGGCACAGTTCGCCGCACCGGATCCGGCGGCAACCCCGGCGGCGTTCGCCGTCGTCGTCGGCGCCGTGACCCTGGCGGTGCTGTACTGGGCGTGGGCACCGCTGAAGAATCTGGTCCGCCGCGACCAGCTGATGAATGCCAGCTTCAACCGCTGGCACCTCTCCAATGCCTACGGGGCGTTCGGCAGCATCACGCGGCACCGGAACGAGGTGGTCATCGAGGGCACCAACGATCCGCCGGGGCCGGACGCCCGCTGGCTGGAGTACGAGTTCAAGGGCAAGCCCGGGGACCCGCACCGGATGCCGCGCCAGTTTGCGCCCTATCATCTGCGGCTGGACTGGCTGATGTGGTTCCTGGGCCTGGGCGCCTCGGGTGCCTGGTTCCCGGTGCTGCTGCGGAAGCTGCTCACCGCCGACCGGCGGACCCTGCGCCTGCTGCGCAGGGACCCGTTCGACGGCGAGCCGCCCCGCTGGATCCGTGCCCGTGTCTACCGCTACCGCTTTTCCACGCCCGCGGAGCTGCGCCGCGAACGGGTCTGGTGGGTGCGGGAACCCCGCGGATTCCTGGTGGACCCCGTTGAGGGTCCGGGCACGACGCCGCGTCGGTCCTAG
- a CDS encoding lipoyl protein ligase domain-containing protein produces MEVFRQEESLGAAADLDFALAMLDAVRSGGLGPALRIYRPRPTVALGQRDAKLPGFAAAQEACRRHGFEPLVRKAGGRAAAYHDGCLVLDHVEPDADALAGSRRRFADFGELLAGAFRKVGLTAGVGEIPGEYCPGEFTVSGQASGGERIKLVGTAQRVIAGGWLFSSVLVVDNAGPLRRVLTDCYAELGLGWDPRTAGAARDLAPGLDMAQVLDAVLAAYAGYAPVVDEDFAALQGRVAQH; encoded by the coding sequence TTGGAAGTATTCCGGCAGGAGGAATCCCTGGGCGCCGCCGCCGACCTCGACTTCGCGCTCGCCATGCTCGACGCCGTCCGCAGCGGTGGGCTCGGCCCGGCCCTGCGGATTTACCGTCCCCGCCCCACGGTGGCCCTGGGGCAGCGCGACGCCAAGCTGCCCGGCTTCGCCGCGGCGCAGGAGGCCTGCCGCCGGCACGGATTCGAGCCCCTGGTCCGCAAGGCCGGCGGCCGGGCAGCCGCCTACCATGACGGCTGCCTGGTCCTGGACCATGTAGAGCCGGACGCGGATGCCCTCGCCGGCTCGAGACGCCGGTTCGCGGACTTCGGCGAGCTGCTGGCCGGCGCGTTCCGCAAGGTCGGGCTGACCGCAGGTGTAGGCGAAATCCCGGGGGAGTACTGTCCCGGGGAATTCACCGTCTCCGGCCAGGCATCCGGCGGGGAGCGGATCAAACTGGTGGGCACGGCCCAACGGGTGATTGCCGGCGGCTGGCTGTTTTCCTCGGTGCTGGTGGTGGACAACGCCGGCCCGCTGCGCCGGGTGTTGACCGACTGTTATGCCGAGCTCGGGCTGGGCTGGGACCCGCGCACCGCCGGAGCCGCCCGGGACCTGGCACCGGGACTGGACATGGCCCAGGTCCTGGATGCCGTGCTGGCCGCCTACGCCGGCTACGCACCCGTCGTCGACGAGGACTTCGCCGCACTGCAGGGGAGAGTTGCGCAACACTAG
- a CDS encoding LexA family transcriptional regulator, whose protein sequence is MAVFSADRSRRPAPPTESDAATAAGFPSPARDYFDGRIDLNRHLIRDPTSTYVVRVEGDSMAGTGICNGDELIVDRSLTPRDGAVVVAVVDGELTVRRLLLGGQRIVLRAESPGYPDILVAEPSELSVWGVVTRCLHHV, encoded by the coding sequence ATGGCGGTGTTCTCAGCGGACCGGTCGCGCCGCCCCGCGCCGCCGACGGAGTCCGACGCAGCCACCGCAGCGGGCTTTCCCAGTCCGGCCCGGGACTACTTCGACGGCCGGATCGACCTCAACCGGCACCTGATCCGCGATCCCACCTCCACCTACGTGGTGCGGGTGGAAGGCGATTCCATGGCGGGCACCGGCATCTGCAACGGGGATGAACTAATTGTGGACCGTTCACTCACTCCGCGCGACGGCGCCGTCGTCGTCGCCGTGGTGGACGGCGAGCTCACGGTCCGCCGGCTGCTGCTGGGCGGGCAGCGGATCGTGCTGCGGGCCGAAAGCCCCGGGTATCCGGACATCCTCGTGGCGGAGCCGTCGGAACTGTCCGTCTGGGGTGTTGTGACCCGCTGCCTGCACCATGTCTGA
- a CDS encoding SOS response-associated peptidase, whose product MCGRYVMARATSDLVSAFAVEQTVGPDVLPSWNVAPTDDVRIVTERFANEAPVRRLATAKWGLVPVWAKDPKIGSRMINARRETILEKPAFRKAAVKRRALVPADGYYEWEKSADGKIPTYLYSGKQDPLAFAGLYEFWPDPALPEDHEHKWLLSVTIITTKATDALGHIHDRTPLIIPPDLYADWLDPKLTDGADVAQLLDAVPEPTLTPRVVSREVNSVRNNGPELIEPASA is encoded by the coding sequence ATGTGCGGACGGTACGTAATGGCAAGGGCGACGTCGGATCTGGTCTCGGCGTTCGCCGTCGAGCAAACGGTGGGACCGGATGTGCTGCCGTCCTGGAACGTCGCCCCCACGGACGACGTGCGGATCGTCACCGAGCGGTTCGCCAACGAAGCACCGGTGCGGCGGCTGGCGACGGCTAAATGGGGGCTGGTGCCGGTCTGGGCCAAGGACCCCAAGATCGGCTCCCGGATGATCAACGCCCGGCGGGAGACCATCCTGGAGAAACCGGCGTTCCGCAAGGCGGCCGTAAAGCGCCGTGCCCTGGTGCCGGCGGACGGCTACTACGAGTGGGAAAAGTCCGCGGACGGCAAGATCCCCACCTACCTCTACTCCGGGAAACAGGACCCGCTGGCCTTCGCCGGCCTGTACGAATTCTGGCCGGACCCGGCGCTGCCGGAGGACCACGAACACAAATGGCTGCTGAGCGTCACCATCATCACCACGAAAGCCACCGACGCCCTGGGCCACATCCACGACCGCACCCCGCTGATCATCCCGCCGGACCTGTACGCGGACTGGCTGGACCCGAAGCTGACCGACGGTGCCGACGTCGCCCAACTGCTGGACGCCGTGCCCGAACCCACGCTGACCCCGCGGGTGGTGTCGCGCGAGGTCAACTCGGTGCGCAACAACGGGCCGGAACTGATCGAGCCTGCGAGCGCCTGA
- a CDS encoding winged helix-turn-helix domain-containing protein: MGSDTVENTALRLQAVLEILAAEDPSATGKVSRAKVLGAALDRVPLAGREAEALASGTSRGERALVNATTKLVKAGWILKEARSGWSITNEGRRALKDFPEPAHLSAALSGKPVAAAEAASPAEEVVEEVLRDAVAVPSAPAEQHGSHPETDIPEPSFPQPESVALAGDFGAALGTEDWNPAGAQFAFDRHDELWKLTVDLPEGTYTYKVALNGSWEENYGFDAHRDGGNIELWHAGGPLTFLYDHATHNVVTKATA, translated from the coding sequence TTGGGCTCAGACACCGTTGAAAATACTGCGCTGCGGCTGCAGGCGGTCCTTGAGATCCTCGCAGCAGAGGACCCGTCAGCTACCGGCAAGGTCAGCAGGGCAAAGGTACTCGGTGCCGCCCTGGACCGTGTGCCGCTCGCAGGACGCGAAGCGGAGGCCCTGGCCAGCGGCACCTCCCGCGGTGAGCGTGCCCTGGTGAATGCCACCACCAAGCTCGTCAAGGCGGGCTGGATCCTCAAGGAAGCCCGCTCGGGCTGGAGCATCACCAACGAGGGCCGCCGGGCCCTGAAGGACTTCCCGGAACCGGCGCACCTGTCGGCCGCCCTCAGCGGAAAGCCGGTGGCTGCGGCCGAAGCCGCTTCCCCGGCAGAGGAAGTAGTGGAAGAGGTCCTGCGCGACGCCGTCGCCGTCCCCTCCGCTCCGGCCGAGCAGCACGGCTCGCACCCGGAGACCGATATCCCGGAGCCGTCCTTCCCGCAGCCGGAGTCCGTGGCCCTCGCCGGCGATTTCGGTGCAGCGCTCGGCACCGAGGACTGGAATCCGGCCGGGGCACAGTTCGCCTTCGACCGCCATGACGAACTGTGGAAGCTCACGGTGGACCTGCCCGAAGGCACGTACACCTACAAGGTGGCCTTGAACGGTTCGTGGGAAGAGAACTACGGGTTCGACGCACACCGCGACGGCGGCAACATCGAGCTGTGGCATGCCGGCGGTCCGCTGACGTTCCTGTATGACCACGCCACGCACAACGTGGTCACCAAGGCAACCGCCTAG
- a CDS encoding aldo/keto reductase → MTESPRTVVPELTLGNSVRIPQLGFGVFQVPADRTQEVVEDALAAGYRHIDTAAAYGNEAGVGAAIAASGIPRSEIFVTTKLRNGDQGRARAAFLDSRRALNLDVVDLYLIHWPVPSQGTFVQAWKELEALYRDGYMRAIGVSNFLADHLDALYEQSQVLPAVNQIELHPGYQQAALAADTISRGIAVEAYSPLGQGRELAGAEVAALAEKYAATAAQVVLAWHLGSGRIVIPKSSDSARMRENLAAAGLELTQEELDLLDTLEGGRRIGADPATADFSQF, encoded by the coding sequence ATGACAGAGAGTCCCCGCACCGTTGTCCCGGAACTGACGCTCGGCAACTCCGTACGGATTCCGCAACTGGGGTTCGGCGTCTTCCAGGTTCCGGCGGACCGGACGCAGGAAGTGGTGGAGGACGCCCTGGCTGCCGGATACCGGCATATCGACACCGCTGCAGCGTACGGCAACGAGGCCGGAGTGGGAGCGGCCATCGCAGCGTCCGGCATTCCGCGGTCCGAGATCTTCGTGACCACCAAGCTGCGCAACGGAGACCAGGGGAGGGCGAGGGCAGCGTTCCTGGACAGCCGGCGAGCGCTGAACCTCGACGTCGTCGACCTCTACCTGATCCATTGGCCGGTGCCCTCGCAGGGGACGTTCGTGCAGGCCTGGAAGGAACTCGAGGCCCTGTACCGGGACGGCTATATGCGCGCCATCGGGGTCTCCAACTTCCTCGCGGACCACCTGGATGCCCTGTATGAGCAGAGCCAGGTCCTGCCGGCCGTAAACCAGATAGAGCTGCATCCCGGATATCAGCAGGCGGCGCTCGCGGCCGACACCATTTCCCGCGGCATCGCGGTCGAGGCCTACAGCCCGCTGGGGCAGGGCCGGGAACTGGCCGGAGCGGAGGTGGCCGCGCTCGCAGAGAAATACGCAGCCACGGCAGCTCAGGTGGTGCTGGCCTGGCACCTGGGGTCGGGACGGATCGTCATTCCCAAATCCTCCGACTCGGCACGGATGCGGGAGAACCTGGCTGCCGCCGGGCTCGAACTGACGCAGGAGGAACTGGACCTCCTGGACACGCTGGAGGGAGGTCGCCGGATCGGTGCCGATCCGGCGACGGCGGACTTCAGCCAGTTCTGA
- a CDS encoding NAD-dependent epimerase/dehydratase family protein gives MTHPAALDLLFIGGTGVISAAAVAHASSLGHRVTVLNRGVSALRPVPAGVEVLAADVRDAGAVRDALGRRTFDAVADFLSFTAEHVAAAVELYRGRTGQYVFISSASAYQKPPARLPVRESTPLRNPFWQYSRDKIAGEDILVQAYRSEGFPGTVVRPSHTYDATMVPLSGHWTDIHRMRSGLPVVVHGDGTSLWTLTHSRDFAKAFVGLLGRPAAVGESYTITSDEFLPWDAVYRSLAAAAGVPEPLLVHVASETIAALDPGRGPGLLGDKSHSVIFDNSKIKSLVPDYRAVIPFSEGAREIVQWYDAHPREQVLETGWMEVSDRLAGWARAGA, from the coding sequence ATGACGCATCCCGCGGCTCTTGATCTGCTTTTCATCGGCGGCACCGGCGTAATCAGCGCCGCGGCCGTCGCGCACGCTTCCAGCCTCGGGCATCGGGTGACCGTGCTGAACCGGGGCGTGTCTGCGCTGCGTCCGGTGCCGGCCGGCGTCGAGGTCCTGGCCGCGGATGTCCGGGATGCAGGTGCCGTGCGGGACGCCCTGGGCCGCCGGACGTTCGACGCCGTGGCGGACTTCCTGTCCTTCACCGCCGAGCATGTGGCAGCGGCGGTGGAGCTGTACCGCGGCCGGACCGGGCAGTACGTGTTCATCAGCTCGGCCTCCGCCTACCAGAAACCGCCCGCGCGGCTGCCGGTGCGGGAGTCGACGCCGCTGCGCAACCCGTTCTGGCAGTACTCCCGGGACAAGATCGCCGGGGAGGACATCCTGGTGCAGGCCTACCGGAGCGAGGGCTTTCCGGGGACGGTGGTGCGCCCGTCGCATACCTATGACGCCACCATGGTCCCGCTGTCCGGACACTGGACGGATATCCACCGGATGCGCTCCGGGCTACCGGTGGTGGTGCACGGTGACGGCACGTCCTTGTGGACGCTGACGCACAGCCGGGATTTCGCGAAGGCCTTCGTGGGCCTTCTGGGCCGGCCCGCCGCCGTCGGCGAAAGCTACACCATCACCTCCGATGAGTTCCTGCCCTGGGATGCCGTCTACCGTTCCCTGGCCGCTGCCGCCGGCGTCCCCGAGCCGCTCCTGGTCCACGTGGCCTCCGAGACCATTGCAGCGCTGGATCCGGGGCGGGGCCCGGGCCTGCTGGGCGACAAGAGCCATTCGGTCATCTTCGACAACAGCAAGATCAAATCCCTGGTGCCGGATTACCGTGCAGTCATTCCGTTTTCCGAGGGTGCCCGCGAAATCGTCCAGTGGTACGACGCCCATCCCCGCGAACAGGTACTGGAAACCGGATGGATGGAAGTCAGCGACCGGCTCGCGGGCTGGGCACGGGCGGGCGCCTAG
- a CDS encoding thioesterase family protein, with the protein MAESYYRSLGNDAYEATIHTQGAWNPQEQHMAPISGLLAHCLEQFRPRPELRMARISYDIFGLIPRTAFEVKTSVLRPGRTIELVQAEMVVDGRTAVRATAWRLARGSTAEVAAVEDDAMPGPAEAGTHEGMTEWPGAFIESLEKRALPGLRPGRGRAWLRTPHEMVEGTPTSDLVRLVGMADTANGISTRVPPGGDSYMFPNVDLQLHLHREPRGEWLGLDTRVTFGADGIGLTSTVLHDLQGPFGRSEQILTVRPLGGA; encoded by the coding sequence GTGGCTGAATCGTATTACCGCTCGCTGGGCAACGACGCCTATGAGGCAACCATCCATACCCAGGGCGCCTGGAATCCGCAGGAGCAGCACATGGCCCCCATTTCCGGCCTGCTGGCCCACTGCCTGGAGCAGTTCCGTCCACGCCCCGAGCTGCGCATGGCCCGGATCAGCTACGACATTTTCGGGTTGATCCCGCGCACCGCCTTCGAGGTGAAAACCTCCGTCCTGCGCCCCGGACGGACCATTGAACTGGTGCAGGCCGAGATGGTGGTTGACGGGCGCACCGCCGTCCGCGCCACCGCCTGGCGCCTGGCCCGCGGCTCGACGGCCGAGGTGGCTGCCGTGGAAGACGATGCCATGCCCGGTCCGGCAGAGGCGGGCACCCATGAGGGCATGACCGAGTGGCCCGGGGCGTTTATCGAATCCCTGGAGAAGCGGGCGCTGCCGGGGCTGCGCCCGGGCCGCGGCCGGGCGTGGCTGCGCACCCCGCACGAAATGGTGGAGGGTACGCCGACGTCGGACCTGGTCCGCCTCGTGGGCATGGCAGACACCGCCAACGGTATTTCCACCCGCGTGCCTCCGGGCGGGGACAGCTACATGTTCCCGAACGTTGACCTGCAGCTGCACCTGCACCGCGAACCCCGCGGGGAATGGCTGGGCCTGGACACCCGGGTGACGTTCGGTGCCGACGGCATCGGCCTGACTTCGACGGTCCTGCATGACCTGCAGGGCCCGTTTGGACGCAGCGAGCAGATCCTGACCGTCCGGCCGCTCGGCGGAGCGTAG
- a CDS encoding phosphotransferase, with product MNEEAEELEGGNASESVVRIGDTVRKPWQENSATVQKYLKALQAAGVDVPEPLGKDHDERHVIEYVDGKSAMDQLPLGQNDLLRIGRLIRQIHDASEGFGLPDTTGWNLLLPADNANLMCHNDLAPWNLIMGERWVFIDWDAAGPSTRLWDLAYAVQSFGMLFEGQPVPEAAARLRAVIDGYEADEVLREALPEALGKRTAAMHELLKSSHETGFQPWAEMYVSGHGDHWRGAADYVLRNKDAWKRALA from the coding sequence GTGAATGAGGAAGCTGAAGAACTTGAAGGCGGAAACGCCTCAGAGAGTGTCGTTCGTATTGGCGATACTGTCCGCAAACCGTGGCAGGAAAACTCTGCCACGGTTCAGAAATACCTGAAAGCTCTCCAAGCGGCTGGCGTTGACGTGCCCGAACCCCTGGGCAAGGATCACGATGAGCGGCATGTCATCGAGTACGTCGATGGTAAATCTGCGATGGACCAGTTGCCCCTAGGGCAGAATGACCTCCTGCGGATCGGTCGTTTGATTCGCCAAATTCACGATGCCAGCGAAGGATTTGGCCTCCCGGATACGACCGGATGGAACCTTCTGCTTCCTGCCGACAACGCGAACCTAATGTGCCACAACGACCTGGCGCCATGGAACCTCATCATGGGTGAACGGTGGGTATTCATCGATTGGGACGCCGCGGGCCCGAGTACGCGCCTCTGGGACCTTGCATATGCAGTGCAGTCCTTTGGAATGCTCTTTGAAGGCCAACCCGTTCCAGAGGCAGCCGCGAGGCTGCGTGCTGTTATCGACGGATATGAAGCTGACGAGGTCTTACGGGAAGCGTTGCCCGAAGCCCTAGGAAAGAGGACGGCGGCCATGCATGAGCTGTTGAAGTCCTCACATGAAACCGGATTCCAGCCTTGGGCAGAAATGTATGTCAGCGGACACGGCGATCACTGGCGCGGGGCGGCTGACTATGTCCTACGCAATAAAGATGCCTGGAAACGGGCCCTGGCTTAG
- a CDS encoding TM2 domain-containing protein: MSGNGPGQGNNHGNRWSDEWDEQYASPKKPEPTPPPAAQAQQPQQQAPHYPSPGYPNQAQGYPVQGYPNPGYPNQPAPGYPGQGYPAAGHQQAQGYGHAQFGHAPQGSGYRPQKSRVAAGLLGIFLGGFGVHRFYLGNNSVGIAQVVLTCFTGMGAVWGFVEGLMILCNAKSFRTDAHGVPLK; the protein is encoded by the coding sequence ATGTCAGGTAACGGTCCCGGCCAGGGAAACAACCACGGAAACCGGTGGTCCGACGAGTGGGACGAGCAATACGCCTCCCCCAAGAAACCCGAGCCCACCCCGCCGCCGGCGGCCCAGGCTCAGCAGCCGCAGCAGCAGGCACCTCACTATCCCTCACCCGGATATCCGAACCAGGCCCAGGGGTATCCCGTCCAGGGCTACCCGAACCCTGGCTACCCGAACCAGCCCGCCCCGGGGTATCCCGGCCAGGGTTATCCGGCTGCCGGCCACCAGCAGGCCCAGGGCTACGGTCATGCCCAGTTCGGCCATGCGCCGCAGGGGTCCGGTTACCGGCCCCAGAAATCCCGCGTCGCCGCCGGGCTCCTCGGGATTTTCCTCGGCGGCTTCGGCGTCCACCGCTTCTACCTGGGCAACAACAGCGTGGGCATCGCGCAAGTTGTCCTCACCTGTTTCACGGGCATGGGAGCTGTCTGGGGATTCGTCGAAGGCCTGATGATTCTCTGCAACGCCAAGTCCTTCCGCACCGATGCGCACGGGGTTCCGCTCAAGTAA
- a CDS encoding PIG-L deacetylase family protein — MTGSHVLALVVAHPDDDAYGLAGTVALHEDDPQFRFVLVHATDGGAGQIDPSYPPVNEPLGRIRRRETDAAWTAHGRPPDRHEWLDYDDGAVAEVPFAELEERIGGILAQERPDVVATFGPDGLTGHPDHIAVGAATDAAFGHLKADGGPGLQRLLHGGVCRSTWDRWNRSRIRHGLQPWIEGRVYDVHPIPDELIGIEVDVGSVVHRVVAGLMEHRTQRHVVSPGVPPDVEEDVRWGRTVSSEMLAIAWPPWQPGGAVLGDVFEGLD, encoded by the coding sequence ATGACCGGATCGCATGTCCTTGCCCTCGTTGTCGCCCATCCCGACGACGATGCCTACGGGCTGGCGGGAACAGTGGCACTGCACGAAGATGATCCGCAGTTCCGCTTCGTCCTGGTCCACGCGACCGACGGCGGCGCCGGGCAGATCGATCCGTCCTATCCGCCGGTCAACGAGCCGCTCGGGCGGATCCGCCGGCGGGAAACGGACGCGGCCTGGACGGCTCACGGCCGGCCGCCGGACCGCCACGAGTGGCTGGACTACGACGACGGCGCGGTGGCCGAGGTTCCCTTCGCGGAACTCGAGGAACGGATCGGCGGCATCCTGGCGCAGGAGCGGCCCGACGTCGTCGCCACCTTTGGTCCCGACGGGCTCACCGGGCATCCGGACCACATCGCGGTCGGTGCGGCTACGGACGCGGCCTTCGGGCATCTGAAGGCCGACGGCGGACCGGGACTGCAGCGCCTGCTGCACGGCGGAGTGTGCCGCTCCACCTGGGACCGGTGGAACCGCAGCCGGATCCGGCACGGACTCCAGCCGTGGATCGAGGGGAGGGTGTATGACGTGCATCCGATCCCGGATGAGCTGATCGGGATCGAGGTTGATGTCGGCAGCGTGGTTCACCGGGTGGTGGCGGGCCTGATGGAGCACCGGACCCAGCGCCATGTGGTCTCCCCGGGGGTGCCGCCGGACGTGGAGGAAGACGTCCGCTGGGGACGCACCGTCAGCTCCGAGATGCTGGCCATCGCGTGGCCCCCGTGGCAGCCAGGGGGTGCGGTGCTGGGCGATGTCTTCGAGGGGCTGGACTAG
- a CDS encoding aldo/keto reductase, giving the protein MEYTHLGRSGLSVSRLCLGTMNFGPKTDEADAHAIMDSARETGINFFDTANVYGWGERKGWTEQIIGRWFAKGGGRREDTVLATKLYGSMSERPNDTYLSALNIRRALDASLKRLQTDYIDLYQFHHVDRNTPWEEIWQAMEVAVAQGKIIYSGSSNFAGWHIARAQENANRRNFAGLVSEQSIYNLINRSVELEVLPAAQQYGLGILPWSPLQGGLLGGILAKEADGGGRRAEGRVRDLLEKHGDQIRQYEDLAAELDILPGVLALAWLLHQPAVTAPLVGPRTQEQLDEALLALDVPLDTRTLARLDEIFPGHSPAPEDYAW; this is encoded by the coding sequence ATGGAATATACGCATCTTGGCCGCTCCGGCCTGTCCGTGTCCCGCCTGTGCCTGGGCACCATGAACTTCGGACCCAAAACCGACGAGGCGGACGCCCACGCCATCATGGACTCCGCCCGGGAAACCGGCATCAATTTCTTCGACACCGCCAATGTGTACGGCTGGGGCGAGCGTAAGGGCTGGACCGAGCAGATCATCGGACGCTGGTTCGCCAAAGGCGGCGGGCGGCGCGAGGACACCGTCCTGGCCACCAAGCTCTACGGCTCCATGAGCGAGCGCCCCAATGACACGTACCTCTCCGCGCTGAACATCCGCCGCGCCCTCGACGCCAGCCTGAAGCGGCTGCAGACGGATTACATCGACCTGTACCAGTTCCACCACGTGGACCGGAACACGCCGTGGGAGGAGATCTGGCAGGCCATGGAGGTGGCGGTGGCGCAGGGCAAGATCATTTACAGCGGCAGCAGCAACTTCGCCGGCTGGCACATTGCCCGGGCACAGGAGAACGCCAACCGGCGGAACTTCGCGGGGCTGGTGAGCGAGCAGAGCATCTACAACCTGATCAACCGGTCCGTGGAGCTGGAAGTCCTCCCCGCCGCGCAGCAGTATGGGCTCGGCATCCTCCCGTGGTCACCGCTGCAGGGCGGGCTGCTCGGCGGGATTCTGGCGAAGGAGGCCGACGGCGGCGGGCGGCGCGCCGAGGGCAGGGTGCGGGACCTGCTCGAGAAACACGGGGACCAGATCCGGCAGTACGAGGACCTGGCCGCGGAACTGGACATCCTGCCCGGCGTCCTGGCACTGGCCTGGCTGCTGCACCAGCCCGCGGTGACGGCGCCTTTGGTGGGCCCGCGGACCCAGGAGCAGCTGGACGAGGCGCTGCTGGCCCTGGACGTTCCCCTGGATACACGGACGCTGGCCCGCCTGGATGAGATCTTTCCCGGGCACTCCCCGGCGCCGGAGGACTACGCCTGGTGA